A single Crateriforma conspicua DNA region contains:
- a CDS encoding beta-ketoacyl synthase N-terminal-like domain-containing protein, with the protein MPQSDVFITGIGIISPVGLGRSDYWTGLTTGRSGIRSLIEREDDGAKPTPDQAQQPFWIGAPVTGFDAKQYVRPRKALKVMCREIQTAFAASQLAMDDSGWSDRLPADDDGDVASDRVATVFGSEMLYGSPNEMIKAVEDCRDEDGQIREADFGRSAMKGIMPLWMLKYLPNMPACQIGIAINAQGPNNTLVLGDVSGPAAVIESMSCLNRGIADLVICGAAGTRINSTRLLYRHDLPAFAPESAVTFPCDPLQCNAGVIGGEGSVAFTLETADSMAKRDAEPIVRITGIASRFSPADSMKQRDRTSKRCASAGRGSSTAIRNAIDAALSQAGRTESDIGGVVSHAMGDPSMDAAENDALKGHLADCPRIEPMRLIGHTGAASGSFAIATGACWLADAGRGDGFPGSPDGDVLCLAHTSEGSAVASILSRP; encoded by the coding sequence ATGCCACAGTCTGACGTATTCATTACCGGCATCGGAATCATTTCGCCGGTCGGACTGGGACGGTCGGACTATTGGACCGGATTGACCACCGGACGTTCCGGAATCCGGTCTCTGATCGAACGCGAAGATGACGGTGCCAAGCCCACACCCGACCAGGCCCAACAACCGTTCTGGATCGGAGCCCCGGTGACCGGCTTTGACGCCAAACAATACGTGCGTCCGCGAAAAGCTTTGAAGGTCATGTGCCGCGAAATCCAAACGGCTTTCGCGGCATCCCAACTGGCGATGGATGATTCAGGTTGGTCCGATCGGTTGCCCGCCGACGATGACGGTGACGTCGCGTCGGACCGTGTGGCGACCGTGTTCGGCAGCGAAATGCTGTACGGTTCGCCCAACGAAATGATCAAGGCCGTCGAAGACTGCCGCGACGAAGACGGTCAGATCCGCGAAGCCGATTTCGGCCGCTCGGCAATGAAAGGGATCATGCCGCTGTGGATGCTGAAGTACCTGCCGAACATGCCGGCATGCCAAATCGGAATCGCGATCAACGCCCAAGGCCCCAACAATACCTTGGTCTTGGGCGATGTCTCGGGACCGGCGGCGGTGATCGAATCGATGTCCTGTTTGAATCGTGGCATCGCGGATTTGGTCATCTGTGGCGCTGCCGGGACGCGAATCAATTCCACACGTTTGCTGTACCGTCACGATCTGCCCGCCTTTGCACCCGAATCCGCGGTGACGTTTCCTTGTGACCCGCTGCAGTGCAATGCCGGGGTCATCGGCGGCGAAGGCAGTGTCGCCTTCACCCTGGAAACCGCCGACAGCATGGCCAAACGCGACGCCGAACCGATCGTCCGTATTACGGGAATCGCGTCGCGGTTCAGCCCAGCGGATTCAATGAAGCAGCGTGACCGCACCAGCAAGCGTTGCGCATCAGCCGGACGTGGTTCGTCCACGGCGATTCGCAACGCCATCGACGCGGCCCTGTCCCAGGCGGGTCGCACCGAATCGGACATCGGCGGCGTGGTCAGCCATGCGATGGGTGATCCATCGATGGACGCCGCGGAAAACGATGCACTGAAAGGCCACCTGGCGGATTGCCCCAGAATCGAACCAATGCGATTGATCGGACACACCGGCGCGGCCAGTGGATCGTTTGCCATTGCGACAGGTGCCTGCTGGTTGGCCGATGCGGGCCGCGGCGATGGCTTTCCCGGTTCACCTGATGGCGACGTATTGTGTTTGGCCCACACGTCGGAAGGTTCCGCGGTCGCCAGCATCCTCAGTCGTCCCTGA
- a CDS encoding N-acetyltransferase, with amino-acid sequence MTQPIRCDAVTSRRDRKEFLALEKRLYQNDPNWVPPLWSVRKELVNFKPHPFYLDADSQAFLARRGDRVVGRVVAIANHAHNRYHDDKLGFFGFYECENDQEASDALLAAACQWLKEKGLTDIRGPVHPSLNYECGLLVDGFDTPPTFLIPYNQTFYSDLIEAFGFVKCQDMFCYDAHMDELNDLDPKLAFVIQEATNRFDVACRPLDRKRFAKDVRSFLEIYNLSLQRTWGYVPMSEAEINHQAAGLKHLIVPELTSIAEIDGEPVGAGFGLLDYNPIIRRIGGKLFPLGWLSLLTQRKNIKRLRVISTNVLPTYQKWGLGLVTLARILPDALEYGIEIGEFSWVLESNSLSRNTIERGGARRRKTLRLYDRSVDV; translated from the coding sequence ATGACCCAACCGATCCGCTGCGACGCTGTCACATCCCGCCGTGACCGAAAAGAGTTTTTGGCACTGGAAAAGCGGCTGTACCAAAACGACCCGAACTGGGTTCCGCCGCTGTGGTCGGTGCGAAAAGAACTGGTGAACTTCAAGCCGCACCCGTTCTATCTGGACGCCGATTCCCAAGCGTTCCTGGCCCGCCGCGGTGATCGCGTGGTCGGACGTGTGGTCGCCATCGCCAACCATGCCCACAACCGCTACCACGACGACAAACTGGGATTTTTCGGTTTCTATGAATGCGAAAACGATCAAGAAGCCAGCGACGCGTTGTTGGCCGCGGCCTGCCAATGGTTGAAAGAAAAAGGATTGACCGACATCCGCGGCCCGGTGCACCCGAGCCTGAATTATGAATGCGGTCTGCTGGTCGACGGATTCGATACGCCGCCGACATTCTTGATCCCCTACAACCAGACGTTCTATAGCGATTTGATCGAAGCGTTCGGCTTCGTCAAATGCCAAGACATGTTCTGTTACGACGCCCACATGGATGAATTGAATGACTTGGACCCCAAGTTGGCGTTCGTCATTCAAGAAGCCACCAATCGATTCGACGTGGCCTGTCGTCCCCTGGATCGGAAACGTTTCGCCAAAGACGTCCGATCCTTTTTGGAAATCTATAATCTGTCGCTGCAGCGGACCTGGGGCTACGTGCCGATGAGCGAAGCGGAGATCAATCACCAGGCCGCCGGCTTGAAACACCTGATCGTGCCCGAATTGACCAGCATCGCGGAAATCGATGGGGAACCCGTCGGTGCCGGCTTCGGCCTACTGGACTACAACCCGATCATCCGGCGGATCGGCGGCAAGCTGTTCCCGCTGGGCTGGCTCAGCCTGCTGACCCAGCGAAAAAATATCAAACGATTGCGGGTGATCAGCACGAACGTCCTGCCGACCTATCAAAAATGGGGCCTGGGCCTGGTGACGCTGGCCCGAATTTTGCCGGACGCACTGGAATACGGCATCGAGATTGGTGAATTCAGTTGGGTGCTGGAATCCAATTCGCTGTCGCGAAACACGATCGAACGGGGTGGAGCCCGTCGCCGCAAAACCCTGCGTCTGTACGACCGCAGTGTCGATGTTTAA